A region from the Bos indicus isolate NIAB-ARS_2022 breed Sahiwal x Tharparkar chromosome 14, NIAB-ARS_B.indTharparkar_mat_pri_1.0, whole genome shotgun sequence genome encodes:
- the PENK gene encoding proenkephalin-A, translating into MARFLGLCTWLLALGPGLLATVRAECSQDCATCSYRLARPTDLNPLACTLECEGKLPSLKTWETCKELLQLTKLELPPDATSALSKQEESHLLAKKYGGFMKRYGGFMKKMDELYPLEAEEEANGGEVLGKRYGGFMKKDAEEDDGLGNSSNLLKELLGAGDQREGSLHQEGSDAEDVSKRYGGFMRGLKRSPHLEDETKELQKRYGGFMRRVGRPEWWMDYQKRYGGFLKRFAEPLPSEEEGESYSKEVPEMEKRYGGFMRF; encoded by the exons ATGGCGCGGTTCCTGGGACTCTGCACTTGGCTGCTGGCGCTCGGCCCCGGGCTCCTGGCGACCGTGAGGGCAGAATGCAGCCAGGACTGCGCCACGTGCAGCTACCGCCTGGCGCGCCCGACCGACCTCAACCCGCTG GCTTGCACTCTGGAATGTGAAGGGAAACTACCTTCTCTCAAGACCTGGGAAACCTGCAAGGAGCTTCTGCAGCTGACCAAACTAGAACTTCCTCCAGATGCCACCAGTGCCCTCAGCAAACAGGAGGAGAGCCACCTGCTTGCTAAGAAGTACGGGGGCTTCATGAAGCGGTATGGGGGCTTCATGAAGAAAATGGATGAGCTGTACCCCCTGGAAGCGGAAGAAGAGGCAAATGGAGGTGAGGTCCTTGGCAAGAGATATGGGGGCTTCATGAAGAAGGATGCAGAGGAAGATGACGGCCTGGGCAACTCCTCCAACCTGCTCAAGGAGCTGCTGGGAGCTGGGGACCAGCGAGAGGGGAGCCTCCACCAGGAGGGCAGTGATGCTGAAGACGTGAGCAAGAGATACGGGGGCTTCATGAGAGGCTTAAAGAGAAGCCCCCACCTAGAAGATGAAACCAAAGAGCTGCAGAAGCGATACGGGGGTTTCATGAGAAGAGTGGGTCGTCCAGAGTGGTGGATGGACTACCAGAAAAGGTACGGTGGCTTCCTCAAGCGCTTCGCCGAGCCCCTACCCTCCGAGGAAGAAGGCGAAAGTTACTCCAAGGAAGTTCctgaaatggagaaaagatatgGAGGATTTATGAGATTTTAA